Proteins encoded in a region of the Triticum dicoccoides isolate Atlit2015 ecotype Zavitan chromosome 3A, WEW_v2.0, whole genome shotgun sequence genome:
- the LOC119269032 gene encoding RING-H2 finger protein ATL74-like, translating to MSMPVSMSGKASDPGSAWFGGGSRSPQPGPTHNVRLIAMAVAAFVSVLGLSLLLHLYICRVRRRNRRQAEAAAAALEAGSAAPKPAKVGLDPSAIAALPTAAYQETGEPGSGASECTICLGAMQEGEAVRVLPACAHVFHVPCVDTWLASSSSCPVCRALVEPPLSPAAPAWVQEKQGLEKECAASGSSAPPCGLGASLMRMLSRERPVARRPTQGDHAHPMEMHVEDLESQQPQQQHSVDTN from the coding sequence ATGTCGATGCCGGTGTCCATGTCCGGGAAGGCGAGCGACCCGGGTTCCGCCTGGTTCGGCGGCGGCAGCAGGAGCCCGCAACCGGGGCCGACACACAACGTGCGGCTCATCGCCATGGCCGTCGCCGCGTTCGTCTCCGTGCTCGGCCTCTCCCTGCTCCTGCACCTCTACATCTGCCGCGTCCGCCGCAGGAACCGCAGGCAGGCGGAGGCAGCCGCGGCCGCGCTGGAGGCCGGCTCGgcggcccccaagccggccaaggtCGGGCTGGACCCGTCGGCCATCGCGGCGCTGCCAACCGCGGCGTACCAGGAGACGGGCGAGCCGGGCAGCGGCGCAAGCGAGTGCACCATCTGCCTCGGCGCCATGCAGGAGGGCGAGGCGGTGCGCGTGCTGCCGGCCTGCGCGCACGTGTTCCACGTCCCCTGCGTCGACACGTGGCTCGCGTCCAGCTCGTCATGCCCGGTCTGCCGCGCCCTGGTGGAGCCGCCGCTGTCGCCGGCCGCGCCAGCGTGGGTGCAGGAGAAGCAGGGCCTAGAGAAGGAGTGTGCTGCAAGTGGGAGCTCGGCGCCGCCATGTGGGCTCGGCGCGTCGCTGATGCGGATGCTGAGCAGGGAGAGGCCGGTGGCGCGGAGGCCGACGCAGGGTGACCACGCGCACCCGATGGAAATGCATGTCGAGGACCTGGAAAGCCAGCAGCCCCAGCAGCAACACTCTGTGGATACCAATTAG